The window TACATATCGCGGCGAATCCGTTATATCATGAGCGTACCAAACATATAGAAATAGATTGTCATTTAATTAGGGAAAAGATCAAGAACGGTGTGGTCAAGACTGAGTACATTCCTACTACAGAGCAACTTGCGGACATCTTCACGAAGGGTTTGAGTCGGGAACAACATTCTTATTTGCTATCCAAGATTGGTGTATTAAACCTACACCAATCTTGAAGGGGAGTGTTGAGAGTTAAGAGAAATGAGGAAACACGTTTTTACAAATACGTTTTTGTTTCTTTACAGTAGTATAAATACTTGTAAATCTTGTATTCGTTAGTCAGTTGAATTACTTCACGATTGTGTTTACgtaataaattttcttctttttggaGGTTCAACAATGGAGTTTTTCCTCTTTCCGCATGAATGCTCCATGCTTTAACAATAGGAGCATAGATAtcttaataaaatactaaaactatTAGATTGGTGTTCAAAGAGTCAAAAAACCGATACATAATTTATGCATTTAATTTAATATCTATTATTTGATTCGAAATAAATTCACACATCCAATTTTATATTGTTTAACGATTGACCTAACGCTTGTTTggcgttttttttaaaaatcgcggtctgattaatatatataatatttttttaaaaaaatcaataataagAAAACAGTTGGATAAAGTGTACCACTAGGTGAGCGAGTGATGGGCACGCGCACTCGCAACGTTAAAAAGGACAGGTATGATCAGCTGGGAAGGGACTCCAGTGTTTTCGAGTTCTCCCGCTTCTCTCTCTCGAGCTCCTCCTCCCACTGTTTCAATGGAGGTCCAATCCCACGCGCTCCCCACTTTCGATAACATTCCTGCCTTCTCCTTCAGAGACTATTCCGAATTCCGGATCTCTGATATATCATCCGAGGTTCCGGGGCTGCAGGAATCGATGGCGGAGGAAGGTGTGGAATGGGAGGGCACCGATGCTCCTGCCAGATGTCCCCGGAGCGCGGCTATGAAAGTTCAGAAGGTCTACCGGAGCTATCGTACTCGGCGCATGTTGGCTGATTCTGCCGTTGTTGCAGAAGAGCTCTGGTGAGCTTGCCTTTTTGGTGATCAATGATCGCCAGTGCATTAAATGTTCTTTGTCTACGTATACACGTACACATGTGACGtgtgatttattattttttttactcaTACTCTGTCGGAAAAGTTTTGATTAATTTAACTTCCCGTTACATGATGAATCTGAAGGTGGCAAGCGATCGATTTTGTGCGATTAAATCACAGTACAGTCTCGTTTTTCAATTTCCTGAAGCCGGAGAGTGCAGTGTTACGGTGGAATCGCATCAGTTTAAATGCTTCCAGGGTTTGAACGTCATtagttctttcttttttttaaaaaaaatatatatattatataagaaTGGTTATTTTGAAGAAAGAGACATGAGAGCAAAATATTATACCGTGTGATTGTGCTTATTAAAAATATGGGGACAGGTAGGCAAAGGTTTGTCCAAAGATGACAAGGCACAAAAGTTGGCCTTTCAGCACTGGATAGAAGCTGTGAGTGTTTTGTTTTTTTCCCAgtctttttgaatattttattcgTGGTCCTTCAGATTTTTGCTTGCCCGTTTTATGACAACAATGGTATGATTTTTTGCGAACctgtttcatttttttttcgtTTTGTTTCTGTGTAGATTGATCCTAGGCATCGATATGGTCACAGCTTACACATTTACTACGACGAGTGGTGTAAAAGTAATGCTGGTCAGCCCTTCTTCTACTGGTGAGAAAAAGATCTGATTTTTTCTTGTTGTTGTCTTTCTTGTTAGTTTGATTGTAATACTTTTTTGCTTGAATCAATGGCCTGAAATTGCCACTATCGTAGTGCTCCACTTAAAGGTGGTCAAACAGGATAGCTCGGTGTAAATCTTTCGGTACAGGAGAAAGTGAAGAAAACAAAGTCTATGTTGTAAATTAGAAGACGAAGATGCCCGATTACGTCTAAATATCATCATGCAATttttaatgatttgaaaagttTTACTTTATTAATGATAATATATGTGTTGAGAGGATTGGTgacttttttgttgtttttcggTTCATGGATTTCTGATCTTCTGCGAGTTTGAAACTTTCAAAAGCTAGACGTATGAATCTCAGATGCATCATTTTTATTTGATTAGATGGTGTCTACTTTAAAGGCAGGTTGAGATCCCAGCACTCTTTGTTTATGCAGGTTGGATCTTGGAGATGGCAAAGAGGTTGATCTTAAAGAGTTACCTAGATCAAAGCTTCGCCAGCAATGTATCAAATATCTTGGACCAGTACGTGACCAAAATTTTGATTAGTTTGTATTGAGAAAATTGTTTTCTTTTAAGTTACTTTCCCCCATTTTGCAGAAGCTCAAGCAATCACACCGTAGATAAAATTACAACTGTGATCACAATTTAGCCATGcaattatagtaaattgtgtCTTGACTTATTTTGCAAATCTTAGTCAATCCAAGAAGTAGTAACATTAACCTCTTGAATGTTTGCTTTGGCCAGCAAGAGAGAAAACACTATGAATATGTAGTTGTTGACGGTAAACTATTGCAAAAACTCAGCAAGAAACCTCTTGATACAAACGAAGGATCACCTGGGTCAAAATGGATCTTTGTCGTGGGCACCACCAAGAGACTCTACGCTGGAGAGGTAATGCCAGGTTATCAAAGTAGAAATACAGATTTGATGTTTTTTCTTATCCTCCATTTCTTACAAGTTATGTTTCGTTCTCGTATTTGACTTGGCTCCAGAAAAAGAAAGGATTGTTCCATCATTCCAGCTTTCTTGCTGGAGGTGCTACTCTAGCTGCTGGAAGGCTCGTGGCAGAGGATGGAGTACTTAAGGTACGATATGAGATATAACAGTCCAATCGTTGCGTTGAATTTACCGGCAGTTGTGCCAGAGAATGATTTTACATCCAAATGCACCTCTCTAAAGTTTCATGTGTGTTCCTGTAAAGATTAAACAGAAATCAACTTGCATTCTTATGATTTCCCAGACAAATACAATGATACATGATTTTATCAACATTTCAAGTCGTTTTGCCACTGATAaattcgtttgttttctgtcaggGAAGTCACCTGGAACCTTCTGCTATTTCTTAATTATATACATCACTCTGACTAATTAATTACACGCAGTAAAATGTTTATATATCTAAGCAATTTCAAGTGCGAGGACAAGCTGTACATTTCTAAATTTTATTGTCCCACTGAATGAAGATTATTCAATGATTTCGACCTAACACAATCACGCTTCATGCTCTTCAGTGTATCTCACCTTACAGTGGACACTATAAACCAACTGATGAGAGCCTTGATTGCTTTTTATCCTTTCTCGGGGAAAATGGAGTCGATCTGGAAGAAGTTGAGGTATGTCACCACATTTGCCCCCTGACTTAGCAGTTACCATTCACCTAACCTAAGTCAGTACACATCTCTTTAACTAGCCCTATGAAGAGATACATCCTCTATTTTTTGGATGAACCTAAGCAATCAATGACGACATTGCTGGAACAAAAACTACTTGTTCTTATATATTGGAGgcaagatgcatccataaatTGCTTCAGATTTCGCATAATTACGTTGATGAAACTAGAACAGGATCTACCCCTGTTTCACCATGGAGGCTTCTCTACCTCGTGTAGTCTCACTTCAATATACCTCTCTGAATACTAATCGTTCCACTTCTCATTCTGCTTTAAGTTTTTCACCCTCTTCTATCAGATACGGAAGGCAAATGAAGACTATGACTATGTTAATAACGGTAAAATGACAAAAGGCGGGGTGGTGTCTGAAGTTTCTCTACCATCAGAATCAGTTCCATCTGATATTCCAATTGAAGAGAACAACCTGTCTCCCGAAACAACCAAACCTTCTTGTCTTGAAATTAGAACCGAGTACAAGAGGACACTCTCCGGTGGCCTCCAGAGTCCCAAAGCGGACGTTCCAAAGATGGCAATTCTTCAAAGGATCAACTCCAAGAATGCCGCAAAGTCGTATCAATTGGGCCATCAGCTATCGATCAAATGGTCAACTGGAGCCGGCCCCCGAATCGGCTGTGTTGCTGATTATCCTGTGGAGTTGAGGTTACAGGCGTTGGAACTTACTAAGCTGTCTCCGCGAAATGCTCTTCACTGCCAACCACCCACCCCAAAAAGGATTAGTGCTCTGCTTTCACCTTCTGCAAGTATTGATTCTCAATAATGACGACACGACGAGCTTTTTGGATTTGGACCCGTAATTTCAGCTCGCCGGTCCTTCGCTGCAACTTTCTGTAACATTGTGTAGTGTTAATAAAATTCTGCCTTTACTCAAATGGGCAATTGTTGCAGCACACTACGTTATCTATGATATCTTCAGCTTTTAGATGTGTGTGTGATAATTCGATATAGTATCCGAGCCGGGATTTGAAAAAAAAGttgttcaaatattttttttttggtttattaTTACAATATCATTCCCAAACGTTTAATATTGATACTCCTTTAAAAAAATGTCTTCAATCGTAATTGATACTACTCCACAAAAGAGCCATTTTGATAACATGACTATTGATCATACTACAAAATAGAAGCGAAATATGCATGAAAGCGTAAAAAAGTTACCAAAAATCAACATTGAGTATTACGTAGAAGaagtatatatagatatattcaCTCGACATCTACGTTCATCTCACATGCTGCCTACTAGTATATATTTCAAAAGCACAAAATGAAAGAACATATTtacatgcaaaaaaaaaattataacaacGCATGGTGAAAATTAACAATCTGCTAATTATATGTGGCCCTGTAAACAAGAATCGGGGTTCTAACATTATGTTTAGAATCACTCCACTTCAATGATCCAGAGAGGTACCATATCTTCTTATTAAGGAATTTTCCCCTCAAACTCACTTTGAACGACTTCTTCTCATTAGTTTCATCGAACGTCAAAATGTCTGGAATGACTCTGATCGAAAGACCCTTTGGCGACTCAACTTTGGCCTTGTACACTGTTTTACAATCTTCAACATGAGTCACTGTTCGATAAAACACAGCTGAAATGTCTGTCTGATTTTCGTTGAGCTGCATATGCATAGAAGGGTAGTTGAGCCCGTCGTCTCCTTTTGCTCGTCGGACGTTTGAACAATTGTACTTCTTGTTTCCTGTTATTAGTGCAATGGCTGAGTTATTGTACCCCTCTTTGCAGAGGAAACTGATGTAGGCTTCTGTATCGATGTCGTAAATCAGGCCGGGATGTAATGCTGCCCTTGGATTAATCTGCCCCGAGCCTGAGGATAATGCGGCCCCTAGTGGCGTTCCCTTCATTTCTTTTGCTACAGAAGTAAGTTCACATATCAGCAGGAggagaagaaaaaaaatattgtaaatCTTGATGTGTTTGTGCTGTGTGAAATCGGATTGAAATGTTTAGAGATGCAACAGAGATGCTCTtcaaagatttgaattgtgcaTCAGCTAGATATGTTTtggtgcaacgaaaggtatgcTAGTCTACAAATGAGAGCTTACCGGTAGTCATTAGAGCAGATTTGATGGCGGCGGGCGACCACTTTGGGCGAAAAGATTTGACATAGGCTGCAGCACCCGAAACATGAGGGCAAGCCATTGAAGTTCCGGATATTATGTTGAATTTTACAATTCTTTTATCACCCTTATCTCCGGTCATTGTGTTGAATTTTGTGTATGCGGCTAAAATGTCGATTCCAGGAGCAGCGATATCAGGCTACACGTAAAAATCACATGTAATACAACATACCTGAAGCAAAGACAGAACCAGAAATTATCAATCCTTCCTACCTTGAGTATGTGAGAACTGATGTCTTGGGGTCCTCTAGATGAAAACGAAGCTATAAATGGTGCGGTTGTTTTGGCTGTTCTTGATTTGTATATAACACCGTGAGGCGATCTATTACACGAAAATGATGCAAAGATCAAGTAAAGTATAATCTCAACTGttcaaatacaatatatatgcATGCACTCACCGTGAGGAGtttatgtatttatcaatctttAGGCCATCCTCAATACTGACATAACTCACTGGATTGTCGTTAAAGAACACCGTGTCTTCAAACACATCATCAGACATGATGGTGCCTATGGCGCCTAATGAGTCAACCATAATATTACCCCCTTCTCCCTGGCAATACACGATCTTTCCTTTCACTTTACTCTCGAGTAACGTCTCGTAATCGCAAGCACTGTGACACAGAAGAAGAAAAATTATATGCTGAAAACAACAGATTTGCATATACTGTATAGACATAAAATCAAGATTCAGTCAGTGTTAAGACACCTGGCATTTCCAATCACAGCCGAACTAGTATTTCGAGCACGGGCTCCATTTATTAAAGGGTACAAAACCTTTTTCGGAGAGAATGTATTAAGCGACGTCCCCTGTCAAGAAACAACAGAAAAAGCAGTTTCGTAGATGTTACGATTCgagcaaataaaaaaaaagtaaaagatTAACAACTGACATACAGAAAACTTGTCTCCGTTTCCCAACTTGACATCTGTGACAAACTTCCTATCTATGGAGCTAGCAGCCACTGTAAAGACCCACGGAGCTACATTTTGGACCGTCCATAAATAAGGCCCTGAGTTTCCTGCCGCACAGACAGTCAGAATCCCCTTTTTCGAGGCATGGAATGCTCCGATGCCTATAGAATCATCCAAGTAATTCAGGGTAATTCCCCCTAAGGATACTGATATGATATCCACTCCATCAGCTATTGCTACATCATATGCTGCTAGAATGTCCATGTCATTGCAGCCTGCTTCCCAACACACTTTATAAATTGCTAGTCGGGCAGATGGCACCCCACCTCGTGCCGTGCCTTCTGCTATGTCATATAAACTTGCACGTTTCACTGATATGCCGGCTGCAGTCGAGGCTGTGTGAGTTCCATGGCCGTCCGTGTCCAATGGAGTTGTTTCATTTGGAAGAACTATGTTTGCAAGATCGAAGGCCTGTGCGCCAATGAGTTTGCTGCCATTGTCAAACAAGATCAACTCATAAATATACTAACAAACTGATGGAATGTTTGGGAGCAAAGATGACTAAACTCTTTTATGTGGATGGCTACATAGCTTATTATCGCTTGGCCCAGTATAATTTAAATGATATAAAGTAAACTGTCACTAGCAGCTAGAGCTTTAGTTAGCTCAACAAGAATTCAGTCATGCAGTTTGCATCATACCCAACCCAAAGTCACCAGTTCGATTCATATAAGGTACAAGTTGAGCGAACAGATGTTAGCATGACGACTAGCTTTTATTCCTTCGGACGAACCTACCAAACAAGTTGAACATGGCCTCCTAATTTGATTTGGTTAGGGCGGAGTAAGCATTCCGCGTCCGAATGCGCGATGACACCCAATAGGTCAAGCCTCCCTATAATTAATTATAACCAAAATCtttgaaaattatatatacTCACTTGTTGCAACCAGTGAAGTTAACACCTTTGACACACTTCCCCTTCCATTTAGAAGGGGGAGGCCCAAACCCCTTATCATTGAAACTTGGGGAATCTGGCCATATTcctgaaacaagaaagaaatcaatacataattaattaaatggaaATTTCGAGCAAACGCCAAATTCCACCAACCTGTATCAAGAAGACCTACTATGATTTCGCTCTCACATTGATGCTTTCTCATCACATTCTCTGGCATTCCAAGAAAATCCCATGATCTTGTTGTCAGCAGCTTCCGCACCTTGTTCGGAAATACCGAAACAACGCCTTGTTTCTCTGTGAAAgcagacaagaaataaaaacaaatccaGGGATTCAGTTATCTATAAGGGACGATTTATAGAACCGGAAGAAAGAAAATCTCCGTGACCATTCATATACCCGACAATAATCCTGCTTCATGTGGCAATAGTCTTGCCACAAATCCATTAAAGCTCCTCCCATAGCTATGAATCTTGGAGTTTTTAGCTGTTATTTCACTGGAATCACACCATATATGTTCACATTCAACTCAAGTTGTCAAGTCTTCGTAATATAATGCATGTGCTATAGAAATTTCATACTCTCCAATGACATCTGAAAGTAGAGTGTGGTGAATGTCTGATAAAGACACAGACATTCTGTCCTCTGGCAATTCTCCCATGTAAACGATGTAAGGCTGTAATAATTAAGATATGATTACtgtttaaaataattctaaacTATATTATTATGACAAAACTTATAATTTTATAATGAtataaaactcaaaatatatatcaatataAATTATTAGAGAGAGCTCAAATTTATGAAgactattaaaataaaatgtatatacatataatttAAAAGGTAATTAAAAGCTAGAACTCTGATTTAAAGAAGTCTAAATACGAATTGAAATTATACATTCATGCATGTGGCGTTTTTGACCAAGCAATAAGCCCTATACTGTTATACATTCAAATAAAATCGCTTAATGAGTACTCTCAACTTCAAGAATTTTCCTAATGCATAGAAATTATGTGTTCAGATTTCAAATAGTTAAACATAGACAAAAACGAATccagaattttatgctaaggagGTATAAACTCAATGTATAAAGAGACCAAACTTAGATACTCTAAAAATCACAAAGAATTTTGATTTGGGTGCGAGACTAGCCGAACGGCGGTCCCTGCCGGTCGATTCCGCCCTCGACACACAGATAATATATAGTACCTTTCTTGCACCTCTATCGTCCGCGTTGCCTAAGAGAATGCCTGAATGAAGGTAGACAACATTAAAAAGCGTAAAAAGTACTAAAATCTTAGACATCTTCATGGCTTCACTGTCTGTGTCAGACATTTAGTGTGTTAACAGCTAATAATACATACATGCATggcaaatttatatatatatatatatatatataaaatatagagTAATGGGCTTGGGTTTTGGATCTGAATCTGTTACTAAAAatcagttttatttttaaaacgtgAAGGAAAGAAGATTCACCATGCACGCATATTCCGGATCCTCGTACGTTAATTAACACGCATGCGCTGTAACATTTAGATACCACGAAAATGATCATATGTATCTAACCAGAATTTAGATTGAAAAATTCCAAGATCGATCCAGCTAAATCTATGCGTGTATAGTGGACAGGAAGTTTCAGGATAATTATCATTGACGTAAAATATTACAACTTCGGGAAGGCTTAATTAATTCCTCGACCACTGGTAGAACTAAATAACCAGCAGTTGAGCAGTTGCCTAAAGTAAATTAAAGAGTCAGCACTCGGGCTGTAGGATCAATAAAGACTTCAACTTCCGCTTAGTAAAGAATAAACATTGGTTCGGAAACCGTGGCGGAGCCAAAATATGGCTCTGTCCGGACTGgaattttaaactctagaatcttttaatattttaaattgatctacccgagctaatatcatattattccaaaattatacacaatttacatatacattttttttaaaaaaaaaaatgggccACCCGGACCTTTTTAAACAAGCACATGCCTCCGCCCCTGTTCGGAAATGGTAGAAACCCGGTTCGGTAAAGACTCATATTTCTGCAGATGTCTATCAAACATCTAGTTTCTTTAAAACAGATTCGACACGTATATAAAACATGGGTACTCTAAAAATCAATAGAAATTTATTTCTCATGATACAATTGTTCAAATTCAGTGACATCTAAGAATAATAAATTGCTGTCAACCGGAAATTTTATAATCTAAtcattatttatattaattgtAAATGATACATATGTGAAGAACAATAACACCGTCTCATGCAACTGTTGCACAAAAAACCGTACACCCAATTGTTGAAAAACAATACGTTTAATTTGTGATAATTAACTACAGTTCATCAAATGTATGACATAATTTACTATAGTTCATCTTTCGAAGATTTTGATGTCTTTATTATTTCCTTGCACGCTAGGGAGGAGCTATGGCTTTCAAACCATATCTCGTCAGCTTGAAGTGAGTCGGAGTCATTGTTCCTGTGCCACGACCAGTGGGCGTGCGTGCTATTATGTACCCTCAACCGACCATGTCCAAAGCTTGGTTCGTGATAGAGTGAAATTGAAGGGCTTGGGCTCTGAAACCTGTCCATTCATAGCACATCAATTCACTCAATACGTTTCTTTCCAAGCTAAGATATAAGGTTGTTTAGAGCTACTTACAACATAGCAAGGCCTTCTTTATTCCCTCCATCACCGATGGTTACATGCATTGGACCACATGGATCAGCCTTGTTATCATAAACCCTTGTCTagatcataaaaaaaattcaaccaaATAGTTAAAAATACATCAGATAATAAGATGAAAGATACTTCTGAAAACCTAGAGCTTAACCTAAGAATTGGTAAAACGTAGTAAATATTTCTATATGAGTGAATAGCAAAGAAAACTTTACTTACAAATCTTTCATAGGAATGAACATGTCCTGCGAAAACTACATCGACCCGAGCGTTATATAACATCTCTTCCATTGCATTCCGCATGCTTTCCCCTTCTCCCATATGAGCAAGATTGGAGTTGTACCATGGTGCATGGATCAAGACAAAGATCCAAGACGTCTCACTCCTATCGACCGTCTCAAGATCAGCCTGTAGCCACTTGTATTGATCCGAATCCACATCAAAATCCGTATATGATCCAAGCATGATTATGTGGGCTCCAGCCACATTGAATGAGTAGTACGAGTTCGAAGTGGACCTACTTTCTTGATGTGGCATCAACCATCTAGCATTGTATGCCTTAAAACGATGAGGGTATATGATGGGGGATGATTCAACATCGTGGTTCCCTTGTGTTACCATCCATGGCCTAGAGCTGGCATACGGCTCGACCAGACGTGCAAATGAGTCCCAGAGTGGTTGTAGAGTATTAGCGTAGGATAGGTCGCCGGGTAGGAGGAAGACATCATAGTCCTTAGCACCAACATGAGCTAAGGTTGAAGCTGTCCATTCTGTTTGTCCCAGGTCTCCTATAGATGTTCAAAAGTTCAAGCGAACAAGTAAATAAATCAAGTGGTTAGTGCAAAGAAAAGTTTTCAGTATGAAAGAATAGAGTTATTGAATGATTTTTGACAGTTATTATAGATTAAatatatacaatattcattaaattttatttgcacGTGTTTCAAGATTTTATTCCCCGACCATTACAGAaatatcaaatcatataaccatataatcctaattaattaaaaattatttttagacAAATAAATTGTGAAATGTGAGCCGATTCAAACAATTTCAGAAATCAATCTATTTTGCCCAAATTCAATCCAACAAGGGCTCGCATATTTTCAGACAATCGACAACTTCTAATTTCGCGTGTTTTGATAGGgcccaaaaaattaaaattaaggtcatttatgcatttatttttaaattttggtcatttatattgaaaaattttcaaatttattccaatgacttttaatttttgacaattttagtcATTTGTTAGCTAGCAATGTTAATGTGCTAAATTAAGTGAATATTGGACCAATTGAAAATATGCTATCAATTATCTaaatcaaaagaaaatataataaACTATTGTAGTTTCACTTAAATTAGCACAAAATTGAATTCTTTAGTTAATATGTAAATAACCTtatgaagaaggaattgataTATATCTTTCACAGAAATTAAACAGAAAGTCATAGAAAAACAAAAGACTAAAAACATTAGTAGTGTTCACTTAAATATTTTAGTCACAACATATTGAAGTCATCGTAAAAAGATTAATTGTGGAGTAGACCGTTCTGAGCAGAAGGCCATTTTTGCATAATTATATCTTTCAACAGACAGAAATTAAAACAAGAAAAGCATAGACAAGCAAAGGACAAAAAGTACATAACGATGTTGCTTGCAAAAAGGCTAGGCACACATTGCACGTAAAAGAAGTAACATTTTCGCTCACCCGCAACCGCAAACTCCACCGGAAAAGCAGAAGGCGGTGTCCGGACTGTACTCCGAGCCGGAACCGCCGCATCTATAGTAGTAGATGGTGCTCGGCTCCAGCGGGCCCGATTTTCACGTGGTGAATCTCCCCCCGAATTGTAGAGAAAGTAACTGTACGAAGTGCTGGGCCCTCCTTGTGCATAAGCTTCATATTCCCCGCTCTTC is drawn from Primulina eburnea isolate SZY01 chromosome 10, ASM2296580v1, whole genome shotgun sequence and contains these coding sequences:
- the LOC140842614 gene encoding IQ domain-containing protein IQM3-like produces the protein MISWEGTPVFSSSPASLSRAPPPTVSMEVQSHALPTFDNIPAFSFRDYSEFRISDISSEVPGLQESMAEEGVEWEGTDAPARCPRSAAMKVQKVYRSYRTRRMLADSAVVAEELWWQAIDFVRLNHSTVSFFNFLKPESAVLRWNRISLNASRVGKGLSKDDKAQKLAFQHWIEAIDPRHRYGHSLHIYYDEWCKSNAGQPFFYWLDLGDGKEVDLKELPRSKLRQQCIKYLGPQERKHYEYVVVDGKLLQKLSKKPLDTNEGSPGSKWIFVVGTTKRLYAGEKKKGLFHHSSFLAGGATLAAGRLVAEDGVLKCISPYSGHYKPTDESLDCFLSFLGENGVDLEEVEIRKANEDYDYVNNGKMTKGGVVSEVSLPSESVPSDIPIEENNLSPETTKPSCLEIRTEYKRTLSGGLQSPKADVPKMAILQRINSKNAAKSYQLGHQLSIKWSTGAGPRIGCVADYPVELRLQALELTKLSPRNALHCQPPTPKRISALLSPSASIDSQ
- the LOC140803582 gene encoding subtilisin-like protease SBT4.15, which encodes MSDTDSEAMKMSKILVLFTLFNVVYLHSGILLGNADDRGARKPYIVYMGELPEDRMSVSLSDIHHTLLSDVIGDEITAKNSKIHSYGRSFNGFVARLLPHEAGLLSEKQGVVSVFPNKVRKLLTTRSWDFLGMPENVMRKHQCESEIIVGLLDTGIWPDSPSFNDKGFGPPPSKWKGKCVKGVNFTGCNNKLIGAQAFDLANIVLPNETTPLDTDGHGTHTASTAAGISVKRASLYDIAEGTARGGVPSARLAIYKVCWEAGCNDMDILAAYDVAIADGVDIISVSLGGITLNYLDDSIGIGAFHASKKGILTVCAAGNSGPYLWTVQNVAPWVFTVAASSIDRKFVTDVKLGNGDKFSGTSLNTFSPKKVLYPLINGARARNTSSAVIGNASACDYETLLESKVKGKIVYCQGEGGNIMVDSLGAIGTIMSDDVFEDTVFFNDNPVSYVSIEDGLKIDKYINSSRSPHGVIYKSRTAKTTAPFIASFSSRGPQDISSHILKPDIAAPGIDILAAYTKFNTMTGDKGDKRIVKFNIISGTSMACPHVSGAAAYVKSFRPKWSPAAIKSALMTTAKEMKGTPLGAALSSGSGQINPRAALHPGLIYDIDTEAYISFLCKEGYNNSAIALITGNKKYNCSNVRRAKGDDGLNYPSMHMQLNENQTDISAVFYRTVTHVEDCKTVYKAKVESPKGLSIRVIPDILTFDETNEKKSFKVSLRGKFLNKKIWYLSGSLKWSDSKHNVRTPILVYRATYN
- the LOC140803595 gene encoding LOW QUALITY PROTEIN: purple acid phosphatase 22-like (The sequence of the model RefSeq protein was modified relative to this genomic sequence to represent the inferred CDS: inserted 2 bases in 1 codon; deleted 2 bases in 2 codons); protein product: MLLVGKMKIMLPNSIVILFLIIATRVSPEYTRPNPRPLILRQHDRTDSHAQQVHISLAGKDYMRVSWITSDKNVKSIVEYGKKSGEYEAYAQGGPSTSYSYFLYNSGEIHHVKIGPLEPSTIYYYRCGGSGSEYSXRTPPSAFPVEFAVAGDLGQTEWTASTLAHVGAKDYDVFLLPGDLSYANTLQPLWDSFARLVEPYASSRPWMVTQGNHDVESSPIIYPHRFKAYNARWLMPHQESRSTSNSYYSFNVAGAHIIMLGSYTDFDVDSDQYKWLQADLETVDRSETSWIFVLIHAPWYNSNLAHMGEGESMRNAMEEMLYNARVDVVFAGHVHSYERFTRVYDNKADPCGPMHVTIGDGGNKEGLAMLFQSPSPSISLYHEPSFGHGRLRVHNSTHAHWSWHRNNDSDSLQADEIWFESHSSSLACKEIIKTSKSSKDEL